ATCCGGCCCTCGTGGCCGGCCTCGACGCCCTGGGCATTCTCGTCGTCCGCCGTCATCCCGCCGCCCGACGAGCCGCCGGACGAACTGGAGCCGCCCATGCCGCCGTCGGGCTGGGCGGGCGGAACCTGGGCGAGGGTGGGGATGGCGGTCGCGAGCAGCAGGGGCAGGGCGAGGGCGGCGAAGCGGGTCATGATGGCTCCGGGACAGGGAAGAGGGGGCGCCGCGAGGGCGCCCCGTCCTGGGTCACGTCAGCGTTGTCAGGGCTGGTTGCGCGGGGCCGCGGGAGCGGGCGAGGGAGCCGGCGACAGGCTGGGAGCCGGGGTCATCGTGCCGGCCGGCTGGCCCGAGGGCGGCGTCGCCGAGCGCGGAACCGAGCCCGTGGTGGTGGCATCGGGGGCAGGCTGCGCCGCCGGAGCGGGCTGGCTTGTCTGCGTCGTCGCATTGTTGCCGGCGGGCTGGCCGCCCATCATCGAGAAGATGACGAGGCCGAGCACGAGGACGGCCGCGAGGCCGCCGATCATGCCCTAGTTGCCGCTGGTCGAACGGCCGATCCGCGGGTCGGTCGGCGGGTCGAGATCGGAACGACGGCCGCCGTCAAGCCGTGTCGGCTCCACCGGGATGCGGTCGGGATTGCGCGGGTCGATATGCGTCATGGTCGGGGTCCTCCTTGTCGGGAAGAACCCCGGACAGGGGGATGGGTTCCGCTAGGCCGCAACCGCTACGGGGTTGTCATGGATAGAACCGAAGCTCTCGACGCACAGTTATGGCCCCGTTCGGTCGATCCACTACTGCGTCTAGGCGACGCCTTGCTCGATGAGCCATTTGAAGATCTCAACCAGGATCTTGACCACATATTCGATGATGAACTTCCAGTCGGGCTTGAAGCGCATGGCGCTATCTCTCGTGTGTGGGACACGTGAGGAGGCTGATCGAGGAGGCGATGCGGCGCTATGAACCGAGGGCAATGAGTTGGCGCCCTCGCGCCCGTGGGCAGACCGGATGACTGGGGGGTAGACCGTCCCAATGCGCGTCTGCAGGCGCTTTTATGTATTTGTATTTTTGAGGAAATTGGTCGGAGTGCCGAGATTTGAACTCGGGACCCCTTGCACCCCATGCAAGTGCGCTACCGGGCTGCGCTACACTCCGACCGTGCGGGGGATTTAGGACGTTTCGCGCGCCACTGCAACCCGGTTCGCAAGGGCGAGGCCCCAGAGCAGGCCGGCCAGCACCCAGAAGTGCCGCCAGTGGTCGCTGTCGATGATTTGGCCCTCGAAGGCAAGGCCGCAGAAACAGGCAAAGACGGCCGTTGCGGCGGGTCTCACCGGCGAGCGGCCGAGCGCTGCGACGAGGCCGACCACCAGCGTTGCCCCGACGAGGACGTGATAGGCGATGCCGCCGATCCAGCCGCCGGACATGAAGGCGTTGAGATAGACGTTGTGGACGTCCTCGGGGAAGAATCGGGTGAATTGCAGCGGCCCGATGCCCATGGGCAGGTCCAGCGCCATCTGCCAGCCATAGGCATGGCGGCCGAAGCGGCCCATCGGACCCGAATCGTAGCTCTGGTTGAAGCTCGCGCGCTCCTTCATCAGCTCGGCGACCTTGTCGATCGAGAGCAGCACCCCGACGAAGACGGCGAGCAGGATGGCGCCGAGCCCGACGACGACGAGGATTCGCACCCGCTCGGCGCGGCTCTTGGCGGTGAGGAAGAGCAGCGCCGTCATGATCAGGGCCGACAGGCCGAAATGGATCCAGGCGCCGCGCGAGAAGGAGAGCAGCAGCGCCACCAGCAGCACGGCGAGCACGCCGCCAGCGCGGACCATCTGGCCGGCCGTGCCGCGGAAGAAGGCCTGGATGGCCATCAGCATGGGCAGGATCAGGAAGGGGCCGAAGACATTGGGATCGTTGAACGTCCCCTTGGCGCGGGCATAAAGCGTGAAGAGGTCGAAGGCGCCGGGGAAGAGGCGGAAATAGCCGGCAATGCCGGCAGCAGCGGCGATGAGGGCCGCCAGCGTCCAGGCCCTGAGAATGACGTCGAGGCGCCCCTCGGTCTCCTCCGCCACGATCACCGCGAAGAAGATCATGGTGAGGGCGAGATACCAGGAGACGACCACCCAGACGGCGACCTTCGGCGCCCACAGGACGGGGATCGCCGCCGTCGTCAGCCCGAGGCAATAGACGACAAGAATGAGGACGAGGGGGCCGTGAACGGGCCGCAGGCGCAAGGCCCCGGTCGCCATGAAGGTGAGGATCGCCACCAGCGCGCCGATCTCATAGGGGCTCGGCTCGGCGAAGACGAAGGCGCCGCCCACCAGCATCAGCCAGAGGACGGCGCGGCGCAGCGGCTCGGCGCGGTCTGTCCCCCCGGCGGCGGTCGCGGGGAGGGCGAGGGTCAAAACGCGTTCTCGCGGTGCTTGGCGAGCGAGATCGGCGTCATCGCCAGGATGTAGAGGTCGAACAGCACCGACCAGTTCTCGATGTAGTAGAGGTCGTGCTCGACGCGGCGCTGGATCTTCTCAGGGGTATCGGTCTCGCCGCGCCAGCCATTGATCTGCGCCCAGCCGGTGATACCGGGCTTCACCTTGTGGCGGGCGAAATAGCCGTCGACCACGTCGTCATAGAGCTTGTCGGCAGCCTTGGCATGGGCGGCATGGGGGCGCGGGCCGACCAGCGACAGGTTGCCCTTGAACACCACGTTGAAGAGCTGCGGCAGCTCGTCGATCGAGGTCTTGCGGATGAAGCGGCCGACGCGGGTGACGCGCGGATCGCCCTTGCTGACGAGCTTCGAGGCGGTGGCGTCGCTCATGTCGGTGTACATGGAGCGGAACTTGAACACCTCGATCATCTCGTTGTTGAAGCCGTAGCGCTTCTGGCGGAAGAAGACCGGGCCCTTCGAGTCCAGCTTCACGGCAATGGCGGTGAGGATGAAGAGCGGCGCCAGGGCGATCAGCGCGGCCGTGCCGACGACCTTGTCGAACACCCATTTCAGCACGATGTCCCAGTCCTGGATCGGCTTGTCGAAGACGTCGAGGACGGGGACGTTGCCGATGTAGGAATAGGCACGCGGGCGGAAGCGCAGCTTGGCGGTGTGGGCGGCGAGGCGGATGTCCACCGGCAGAACCCAGAGCTTGCGCAGCATGTCCAGCACGCGCTTCTCCGCCGTCATCGGGATGGTGACGATGACGAGATCGACGCGGGTGCGGCGGGCAAATTCCAAGAGGTCGTCAACCGTGCCGAGCTTCGGCACATGGGCGGCATGGGCGGGCGAGCGCTCGTCAGTGCGATCGTCGAAGGTGCCGCAGATGGTCACGTCCGACTCGGACTGGGCGAGGATCGAGCGGATGAGCTCCTCGGCCGGCTCACCGCCGCCGACGACGACGGCGCGGCGCTGCAGGCGGCCGGCGCGCGACAGGGTCCGCACGAGCTGGGCGAGGCCGACGCGGCCGGCGGTCAGCGCGACGAGGCCGATGCCATACCAGGTGCCGAGCCAGAGCCGCGATAGCTCCTCGCCGGCCTTGAGAAAGAAGGCCGCCGCCATGGCCACCAGGAACACCAGCGTCCAGGCGAAGAACAGCCGGCTGAACTGGGCGACGTGGGTGCGGAAGACGTGGATATTGTAGAGGCCGGCGGCCTGGAAGGCGGCGAGCGTCAGCCCCGGGACGGCGCAGAGCCCGATCAGCGAGGGCCACTGCACGCCGTGCGTCGGGAACACCCAGGCGAGATAGATCGTGGCGCCGAGGGCAAGCACCGCGGCGAATTCGACGAGACGGACGAGCCCAGACAGGACGACGGGCGAATAGACGGGGCCAACGGCCTCGTCGGCGATGCGGGTGGCGAGGTCCGATAGCGGGCGGCGCTCGTCGCTTGCCGCAGGCGACGGGGCGGTCTCTGCCGCCTTCAGAATGTCGCGTCCCGTGATCCCCAGCATGGCTGCGGTACTCCCTCTCCCGGATTGTCGTGGATTAACCGCAAAAGGTTGCTTTTCGCTTGCGGGCTCACGCGCGCGCGGCCAGCGCGTCGGCATAGGCGGCGAGGACGCCGTCGGTCATGGCGCGCACGGAGAAATGCGCCTCCACGCGCTCGCGCAGGCGCGCGGCGAGGGCTGCCGTCTCGTCCCGCTCGTCGAGCGCGCGCGCGATGGCCTCGGCCAGCGCCCAGTCGCTGCCCGGCGCGACGAGCGCCCGCGCATCGGGCCCGAAGATCTCGGCGATGCCGCCGACCGCCGTGGTCACCAGCGGCACGCCGGCCGCCGCCGCTTCCAGAATGATGTAGGGCAGCGATTCCGCCCGTGACGGCGCCACCAGGATCCGCCCCCGCGCGAAGGCCTCGCGCGCCGGCAGCGCGCCAGCGAAGGTGATGCTGGCGGACAGGTCCCTGTCGATGACCCGCTGGCGGAAGGCTGCCGCATCCGGCCCATCGCCGACCAGGGTGGCGGTGAGGCTCCGTCCGCGGGCCTTGAGCAGCGCCAGCGCGTCGATGAGGAGGTCGACGCCCTTGAGCTGGCGCAGCTCGCCGACGAAGAGCAGATCGGTCGCATCGTCGCGCAGCGGCACAGGCGCGAATTCGCCGGCGCTGACCCCGTTATGGACGACGCGCACCAGCCCCTTCGGCTTGGACACCTTGGCCTCGAAGGCGCCGAGGCCATAGCGGCTCTCGAAGAGGAAGAGGTCGGTGCGGGCGGCGAGCACCTGCTCCAGGGTGAGGTAGACGAAGCCGACGGGCGTGCCGCGCGAATAGTGCAGGCTGCCGCCATGGGGTGTGTAGGCCTTGACCCGGTTGCCGCCGACGAGGCGCGCAAAGGCGCCGCCCTTGGAGCCATGGCCGTGGACGACATCCACCTGGTGCCGCGCCAGCACCTCGGCGACGGACCGTCCCGCCGACCAGTCGGAAGGCCCGAGCTCGCGCGCCATGGGCACGCGGGTGAGGCCGAGGGCGAGCAGCGGCGTCAGCCCCGCAAAGATGGTGTCGGCGCGATCACCGCCGGTGGAGGAATCGGCGACGATGCCGACCCGGTGTCCGTGCGCCGCCTGTTCGCCCGCGAGGTCCACCACATGGCGGAACAGCCCGCCGACCGGCGAGCGCATGACATGGAGAATGGAGAGGGGACGATCCAAGGCCGCGGGCCGCCTAGAACCAGCGCTCGCGCACCACCACGGTGTCGCCGGGCGCCAGCGGATGGGTGAGCGGCACGTCGGCGCGGTAGAGCTGGCCGTTGACCTTGCGCGTCACCTCGACGTTCCAGCGGTTGGCGCGCGGGGTGAAGCCGCCGGCAATGGCGATGGCGTTCTGCGCCGTCATGCCGGAGACGAAGGGGAACTGCCCGCCGGCGGTGACCTCGCCCATGATGAAGAAGGGACGATAGGTCTCGACCTCGACCGAGACGCTGGGCTCGCGGATGAAGCCGCCGCGCAGGCGCCCGGCGATCTCGCGGGCCAGGGCGTCCGTCGACTTGCCGGCGGCAGGCACCAGGCCGATCAGCGGCATGGCGATGGCGCCGGTCGCGTCCACCGCATAGGAATTGGTGAGGCCCTCCTGGCCGAAGACCACGACCCGCAGGCGATCGCTGGTGTCGAGGAGGTAGGGTCCGCGCGGCATGATCTGCTCATGCGGGACGAGGGTGCCTTCGCGGCCGACCGGGCCCACCGGACCGCGTGTCGTGTCGACGATGGTTCCGGGACCCGCGCCCGGACGCCCGGCGCAAGCCGCCAGCATCAGCGCCGTGGTGAGGATGAAAAGGGAACGCGTCACGCCTGAGCCCCATGAGAGCACTTAAGCCATGGGCGGACTATCGGCGGTCGTGGTTAACAAAGGCTCAAGGCCGCGCGTCTGGCGTGTAGCGGGTTAACCCGATGGCAACCCTAATGTTTTCTAATCATCCCATTGATGATGACGTGCATGTGGTGGGAGCAGGGTTGTGGCAGGTGGCGACATACCGGCACGGGATCGGCCTTCTCTTGTCGATCTGGATCTGAAGGGTCTGGCGGAGGCGCTCTGGGCCCGCCGGGTCTGGATCATTGCGCCCGCTCTGGTTGCGCTCGCGGGCTCCTTCGTCGCCGTGACGCTCACCACGCCGACCTATCGCTCCGAGACGCGCCTGCTCGTCGAGAACGGCGAGTCGCCCTACACCCGCCCGGAGAGCGACCGCTCCGCCGGTGATCGTGCCACCGTCGACCAGGAGGCCGTCCTCAGCCAGGTCCAGCTGGTTCTCTCCCGTGATGTCGCCAAGACGGTCGCGGAGAAGCTGGAACTGTCCGGCAAGCCCGAATTCGATCCGGCCCTGCGCGGCTTCAATCCCGTCAAGCAGGTCTTCATCGCCCTCGGGCTGATGGACAATCCGCTGCGCATGACGGCGGAGGAGCGGGTGCTGCGCTCCTATTTCGAGAAGCTCTCGGCCTTCCAGGTCGACAAGAGCCGCATCGTCGCCGTGCAGTTCGAATCGCAGGATCCGCTGCTGGCGGCGCGTGCCGCCGACACCATCGCCGCAGCGGTGATGGAGGCGCAGCAGGCCAACAAGCGGGCCCAGACGCGCAATGCCAGCCAGTGGCTGTCCGGCGAGGTCGACGGGCTGCGCCGCAAGGTCGAGGAGGCCGAGGGCCGCGTCGAGACGTTCCGCGCCCGCGCCAATCTCTTCGTCGGCTCCAACAACACCAGCCTCACGGCGCAGCAGCTCGCCGAGGTGAACAGCCAGATCGCCTCCGCCCGCGCCCAGCAGTCCGACGCCCAGACCCGTTCGCGCCTGCTGCGCGACTTCCTGCGCTCGGGCCGCCCGATCGAATCGGGCGATGTCATCAATTCCGAGATC
This portion of the Phreatobacter oligotrophus genome encodes:
- a CDS encoding O-antigen ligase family protein — its product is MTLALPATAAGGTDRAEPLRRAVLWLMLVGGAFVFAEPSPYEIGALVAILTFMATGALRLRPVHGPLVLILVVYCLGLTTAAIPVLWAPKVAVWVVVSWYLALTMIFFAVIVAEETEGRLDVILRAWTLAALIAAAAGIAGYFRLFPGAFDLFTLYARAKGTFNDPNVFGPFLILPMLMAIQAFFRGTAGQMVRAGGVLAVLLVALLLSFSRGAWIHFGLSALIMTALLFLTAKSRAERVRILVVVGLGAILLAVFVGVLLSIDKVAELMKERASFNQSYDSGPMGRFGRHAYGWQMALDLPMGIGPLQFTRFFPEDVHNVYLNAFMSGGWIGGIAYHVLVGATLVVGLVAALGRSPVRPAATAVFACFCGLAFEGQIIDSDHWRHFWVLAGLLWGLALANRVAVARETS
- a CDS encoding undecaprenyl-phosphate glucose phosphotransferase, translating into MLGITGRDILKAAETAPSPAASDERRPLSDLATRIADEAVGPVYSPVVLSGLVRLVEFAAVLALGATIYLAWVFPTHGVQWPSLIGLCAVPGLTLAAFQAAGLYNIHVFRTHVAQFSRLFFAWTLVFLVAMAAAFFLKAGEELSRLWLGTWYGIGLVALTAGRVGLAQLVRTLSRAGRLQRRAVVVGGGEPAEELIRSILAQSESDVTICGTFDDRTDERSPAHAAHVPKLGTVDDLLEFARRTRVDLVIVTIPMTAEKRVLDMLRKLWVLPVDIRLAAHTAKLRFRPRAYSYIGNVPVLDVFDKPIQDWDIVLKWVFDKVVGTAALIALAPLFILTAIAVKLDSKGPVFFRQKRYGFNNEMIEVFKFRSMYTDMSDATASKLVSKGDPRVTRVGRFIRKTSIDELPQLFNVVFKGNLSLVGPRPHAAHAKAADKLYDDVVDGYFARHKVKPGITGWAQINGWRGETDTPEKIQRRVEHDLYYIENWSVLFDLYILAMTPISLAKHRENAF
- a CDS encoding polysaccharide biosynthesis/export family protein, with amino-acid sequence MTRSLFILTTALMLAACAGRPGAGPGTIVDTTRGPVGPVGREGTLVPHEQIMPRGPYLLDTSDRLRVVVFGQEGLTNSYAVDATGAIAMPLIGLVPAAGKSTDALAREIAGRLRGGFIREPSVSVEVETYRPFFIMGEVTAGGQFPFVSGMTAQNAIAIAGGFTPRANRWNVEVTRKVNGQLYRADVPLTHPLAPGDTVVVRERWF
- a CDS encoding glycosyltransferase family 4 protein, with translation MDRPLSILHVMRSPVGGLFRHVVDLAGEQAAHGHRVGIVADSSTGGDRADTIFAGLTPLLALGLTRVPMARELGPSDWSAGRSVAEVLARHQVDVVHGHGSKGGAFARLVGGNRVKAYTPHGGSLHYSRGTPVGFVYLTLEQVLAARTDLFLFESRYGLGAFEAKVSKPKGLVRVVHNGVSAGEFAPVPLRDDATDLLFVGELRQLKGVDLLIDALALLKARGRSLTATLVGDGPDAAAFRQRVIDRDLSASITFAGALPAREAFARGRILVAPSRAESLPYIILEAAAAGVPLVTTAVGGIAEIFGPDARALVAPGSDWALAEAIARALDERDETAALAARLRERVEAHFSVRAMTDGVLAAYADALAARA